The proteins below are encoded in one region of Rhizobium sp. 9140:
- a CDS encoding response regulator, whose translation MGQSRQPDSPSVVLVVEDEPLLRMMAVDLIEDAGFTVVEAGSADEAVHLLETRLDIRIVFTDIDMPGSMDGLKLAAAIRDRWPPIEIIITSGAVTNAAAQLPDRAVFFPKPYDHTRLITTLQGFADLPSLPGL comes from the coding sequence ATGGGACAGTCTAGACAACCGGATTCCCCCTCCGTCGTCCTGGTGGTGGAGGATGAGCCGCTGCTGCGGATGATGGCGGTGGACCTGATCGAGGACGCCGGCTTCACGGTCGTGGAGGCCGGCAGCGCCGACGAGGCCGTGCATCTTCTGGAAACGCGGCTCGATATCCGCATCGTCTTTACCGACATCGACATGCCCGGCAGCATGGACGGCCTGAAGCTCGCTGCCGCCATCCGCGACCGCTGGCCGCCGATCGAGATCATCATCACCTCCGGCGCCGTGACCAATGCGGCAGCCCAATTGCCGGACCGGGCCGTGTTCTTCCCCAAGCCCTACGACCACACCCGGCTGATCACAACGCTGCAGGGTTTTGCGGACCTGCCGTCGCTGCCGGGGTTGTAA